Proteins encoded within one genomic window of Companilactobacillus zhachilii:
- a CDS encoding ComGF family competence protein, giving the protein MIAIMTLGALQESIQLLKTIQKTSFRDQVRWHITQEKLQDVLGKAQIIKLDEDIIIYQNDPNKRMVLEAYGGRMLRIKTADNKGHEPIMTNLNKINIEKIQNLVIITTENKAGQKSQMCIINDP; this is encoded by the coding sequence ATGATTGCGATTATGACTTTAGGAGCTTTACAGGAATCGATTCAATTATTAAAAACAATTCAAAAAACATCGTTTCGCGATCAAGTAAGATGGCATATTACTCAAGAGAAACTTCAAGATGTCTTAGGTAAAGCCCAAATAATCAAGCTTGATGAGGATATTATAATTTATCAAAATGACCCAAATAAAAGAATGGTTCTTGAAGCGTACGGAGGAAGGATGTTAAGAATAAAGACAGCAGATAACAAAGGTCATGAGCCAATAATGACAAATTTAAACAAGATTAACATTGAAAAAATCCAGAATTTAGTTATCATTACAACAGAGAACAAAGCCGGTCAAAAGTCACAAATGTGTATCATCAATGATCCGTAA